GGGCAGACGCCGCCCCCACAGCCCAGTCTACCAGGGATGCGATGGGCACCACAACAGACATAATGTGGATTTCCCCAGCGGGTATGGTGGAGGATTGTCGTAGCCCGAATGGCAGGAAAGAAAAAGCGTCAGCCGCTTTCCGGTGGGTTCACGGCTCCATCACCACCGGCACCGGGCGCAGGAGGCGCACTTCCGCCAGGGTGACGGCGCAGGTGTAGGCCAGGAGCACGACGCCCGCCTCCTGGGCGCTCTGGAGGGCCTGGGCGAAGGCCGGATCGGTCGCCCGGTGGGGCGCAACCCGCCCGGCATCGGGCCGTTGGACGATGAAGACCACGGCAGCCCGTTCGCCGTGGGCCAGCCGGTGGCTCAGCTCCAGCACATGGCGCCGTCCCCGTTGAGTAGGGGCATCGGGAAAGAGGCCGCAGCCCGCTTCCACCAGGGTGATGGACTTGACCTCAACCCACCAGGGCATCCCGTGGGCGTCCACCAGTTGAAAGTCGATGCGGCTGCGGATAGGCCCGGTTCCGTCTGCAGGCAGGGGAACTTCCTGCCGCAGCGCCCGATGGTTCTGGAAGAGGGGGAATCGCCCCTGCTGGAGCCCCTCCAGGAAGAGCTGATTGGGCAGGCGGGTGTCCAGGCTGATGAGGATCCCTTCCTGGGGGTGCTCCACAAAGCGCAGGTCGTACTGGGTCTTGCGGGCGGCAGCCGATGGGGCGTCTGCCCGGCTGAGGTGTACCGTGGCCCCGGGGATCAGGAGCTCCCGCATGCGGCCAGGGTCGGGGCAATGGGCAGCCACCACCTGGCCGCTGCCGTGAAGCCGGGCGGTGATGCGAAAGCGGTTGGGCCGTTCCAGAAAGGTGGCCGGCTCGGTGGTAAAGGAAAATCGCATGGCTACGAACGGGCGGGGGCCAGGCGCTGGCTCCAGGTGGCCAGGGCTCGCTCCAGATCCTGGACGGAGGTAAAGCCGCGCACCGTATGCAGGAAGGTGGCGATGTCCGGGGTCAGGGCGCGCAGTTGGGCCAGCTTGGGGCCGAGGGGACTGGTGCTGGCCGGGCTGGTGCCGTAGCTGCCGTGGAAGGCAAAGTAGGCCTGGTTGAGGACTCGCAAGGGGTAGCCGTGTTCTACGAACAGGCGACGGCGGGCTTCCATGTAGGCCTCGGCTTCCTCCACTTTGCCCTCGGCCAGTAG
This genomic window from Litorilinea aerophila contains:
- the sfsA gene encoding DNA/RNA nuclease SfsA: MRFSFTTEPATFLERPNRFRITARLHGSGQVVAAHCPDPGRMRELLIPGATVHLSRADAPSAAARKTQYDLRFVEHPQEGILISLDTRLPNQLFLEGLQQGRFPLFQNHRALRQEVPLPADGTGPIRSRIDFQLVDAHGMPWWVEVKSITLVEAGCGLFPDAPTQRGRRHVLELSHRLAHGERAAVVFIVQRPDAGRVAPHRATDPAFAQALQSAQEAGVVLLAYTCAVTLAEVRLLRPVPVVMEP